The Winogradskyella schleiferi genome has a window encoding:
- a CDS encoding permease, whose protein sequence is MSEFLKQWGEAAYTTTGFFWMALWAFILGYIISSMIQIFVTEKRMQKTMNESEGKSVLLGTFFGFISSSCSFSALAGTKSIFKKGASFVSSIAFLLASTNLVIELGIIISIFLGWQFVVGEYVGGILLILISWILIRIINPKKLIEKARKNLENEDDDSMDDSKDWKKQIKKEDSWARVAKKYKMEWQMVWKDVTVGFTIAGIVAAFVPDSFFQTLFINSGQGNTDFTFLEILEHIVVGPIAAFLTFIGSMGNIPLAALLFGKGVSFAGVMAFIFSDLVVFPVLRINAKYYGWKMSLFILFLLFTALIGTALALHYSFDLLGMLPDTSQVKIQDKEHFKIDYTFYLNMAFLTISGYLIYLGFFKRKDVEHSMSEMAPKSPLLESVLKYAAYICYIWLTGGLIVKFFVN, encoded by the coding sequence GTGAGCGAATTCTTAAAACAATGGGGCGAAGCGGCCTATACGACCACCGGATTTTTCTGGATGGCGCTTTGGGCATTCATCTTGGGATACATCATCAGTAGTATGATACAGATTTTTGTGACTGAAAAAAGGATGCAAAAAACAATGAACGAGAGTGAAGGTAAAAGTGTACTCTTAGGCACGTTTTTCGGTTTTATAAGCAGCTCGTGTAGTTTTTCGGCTTTAGCGGGCACAAAATCTATCTTTAAAAAAGGTGCAAGCTTTGTGTCTTCCATTGCTTTTCTTCTTGCATCGACCAATCTCGTAATTGAGCTTGGAATCATCATTTCCATATTTTTGGGATGGCAGTTTGTAGTCGGCGAATATGTAGGTGGAATCCTTTTAATTCTTATTTCGTGGATTTTGATACGAATAATCAATCCTAAAAAGCTCATAGAAAAAGCGCGCAAGAATTTAGAGAACGAAGATGACGATTCAATGGATGATTCCAAAGATTGGAAAAAACAAATCAAGAAAGAAGATAGTTGGGCAAGGGTTGCCAAAAAATATAAGATGGAATGGCAGATGGTATGGAAGGACGTTACCGTTGGCTTTACCATTGCAGGTATCGTCGCAGCCTTCGTTCCCGATTCTTTCTTCCAGACACTATTTATCAATAGTGGTCAGGGCAATACAGATTTTACCTTTCTTGAAATATTGGAACATATCGTTGTAGGACCTATTGCCGCATTTTTGACTTTTATTGGCTCAATGGGTAATATTCCGTTGGCGGCATTGCTTTTTGGAAAGGGCGTGAGTTTTGCAGGGGTTATGGCTTTTATTTTTAGTGATTTGGTAGTCTTTCCTGTACTTCGTATTAATGCCAAGTATTATGGGTGGAAAATGTCGCTGTTCATTTTATTCTTACTGTTTACGGCATTAATAGGAACAGCTTTGGCTCTGCATTACTCTTTCGATTTGTTAGGGATGTTGCCTGACACATCACAAGTTAAAATACAGGACAAAGAGCATTTCAAAATTGACTATACCTTCTATTTGAATATGGCTTTTCTCACAATTTCAGGATATCTCATATACTTAGGGTTTTTCAAGAGAAAGGATGTAGAGCACTCAATGAGCGAAATGGCACCGAAAAGTCCATTGCTTGAGAGTGTTTTAAAATATGCAGCCTATATCTGTTATATATGGTTGACAGGTGGACTGATTGTAAAATTTTTCGTGAATTAA
- a CDS encoding PepSY domain-containing protein, whose translation MVNRKTAKWIRKTHRYLGIFLGIQFLMWTISGMYFSWTDIDEIHGDQFKKVAPKQKSFNDLLGTSQLDTEQPIQTLELLEIANEPYYWINETQLINARTGHKKNGVSEEEAQEVANRYMLTDLKIAEIQRVDTVGQHHEYRGRPLPAYEISYETPQNLKAYVAIENGAFQTVRHRDWRWFDFLWMTHTMDYQGRDNFNTLVLRGFSLLGLITVLSGFLLWYTSSPTIRKIIKKKRK comes from the coding sequence ATGGTCAACAGAAAAACAGCAAAATGGATTAGAAAAACACACCGTTACTTGGGTATCTTCTTAGGTATCCAGTTTTTGATGTGGACGATTAGCGGGATGTATTTCAGTTGGACAGATATAGATGAAATTCACGGCGACCAGTTTAAAAAAGTAGCACCTAAGCAGAAGTCTTTTAACGATTTACTCGGTACATCTCAACTCGATACAGAGCAACCAATCCAAACTTTAGAACTATTGGAAATTGCAAACGAACCTTACTATTGGATTAATGAAACACAACTTATTAATGCCAGAACAGGACATAAGAAAAATGGGGTTTCTGAAGAAGAGGCGCAAGAAGTTGCAAATAGGTATATGCTAACCGATTTAAAAATAGCTGAAATTCAACGGGTCGATACGGTAGGGCAGCATCACGAATATCGTGGTCGTCCACTTCCGGCGTATGAAATTTCGTATGAAACACCTCAAAATTTAAAGGCCTACGTGGCCATTGAAAATGGCGCATTTCAAACGGTAAGACACAGGGATTGGCGTTGGTTCGATTTCCTTTGGATGACACACACTATGGATTATCAAGGTAGAGACAATTTTAACACATTAGTATTGCGAGGGTTTTCACTATTAGGGTTGATTACTGTATTAAGTGGTTTTTTACTTTGGTACACTTCATCCCCAACCATTAGAAAAATAATTAAAAAGAAACGAAAATAA
- a CDS encoding DUF305 domain-containing protein: protein MENSNQNSKKNNYTKFVGMLAASFVAMYITMYLNSYQLDHVYFSLTRFYMSCLGIAAMAIIMFVAMRNMYQNKKKNIAIVLGSIVLFVGALGLVRDQKSTVGDILWMKAMIPHHSIAILTSERADIQDPEVKKLAEDIIKAQEKEIAEMKAMIKRLENNK from the coding sequence ATGGAAAATTCAAATCAAAATTCAAAAAAAAACAATTACACAAAATTTGTAGGTATGCTAGCGGCATCATTTGTGGCAATGTACATTACAATGTACCTAAACTCTTATCAATTAGATCACGTCTATTTTAGCCTTACTCGTTTTTATATGAGTTGCTTGGGTATTGCTGCTATGGCCATTATAATGTTTGTGGCGATGCGTAATATGTACCAAAACAAAAAGAAGAATATCGCCATTGTTTTGGGTAGCATTGTGCTATTTGTTGGTGCATTAGGATTGGTACGCGACCAGAAATCAACGGTAGGAGACATATTATGGATGAAAGCAATGATACCTCACCACTCTATTGCGATTTTAACAAGTGAGCGTGCTGATATCCAAGATCCAGAAGTTAAAAAGTTAGCTGAAGATATTATCAAGGCACAAGAAAAGGAAATTGCAGAAATGAAAGCAATGATAAAACGATTGGAAAATAACAAATAA
- a CDS encoding efflux RND transporter periplasmic adaptor subunit has translation MNKNIIYIGVALIVGLLGGFLLFGGGSADKATNNVKDTHDHSEEIASNQMWTCSMHPQIMQPEPGDCPICGMDLIPAESGADGLNANEIKMTDNAMALANIQTSLVGKGQMGNNSLKLSGKIKANEESNAVQVTYFGGRIEKLYVNSTGERVGAGQRLATIYSPELVAAQQELLTASSLKESQPELYKAVRNKLKLWKLSEKQINAIETAGKVQENFPVFATVSGTVTMKMVEEGDYLKQGQPLYKIANLNTVWAEFDAYENQISSLKEGQTIKLTTNAYRNEVFDAKVSFIDPLLNSATRTVVVRAVLQNKKDLFKPGMFVEGVIEGTQTSTENTVSVPSTAVMWTGERSVVYVKTNPNEAIFEMREVLLGNANGDSYTILEGLKNGDEVVTNGTFTVDAAAQLQGKKSMMNASGGKTMTGHEGHLGMQEDNSGENTNEANHSQMKERIEVSNKFQNQLKQVFDDYILLKDALVNDDAKGAQQAGKQINQSLKKVDMKLLSDEKAHNHWMTIQKELKTSANSIENESDIATQRAHFKHLSAHMISSVQLFGVNENVYIQFCPMADNNKGAYWISLEKEVRNPYYGEAMETCGEVKATLQ, from the coding sequence ATGAATAAAAACATCATTTATATAGGTGTTGCCTTGATTGTTGGCCTGTTAGGCGGCTTTCTACTATTCGGTGGAGGTTCTGCGGACAAGGCAACAAATAATGTGAAAGACACCCACGACCATTCAGAAGAAATTGCTTCTAATCAAATGTGGACGTGTTCTATGCATCCACAGATTATGCAACCAGAACCTGGGGATTGTCCCATTTGTGGAATGGATTTAATTCCAGCCGAATCTGGTGCAGATGGCCTCAATGCCAATGAAATAAAAATGACCGATAACGCAATGGCACTGGCCAATATCCAAACATCACTTGTAGGAAAAGGACAAATGGGAAATAATTCCCTTAAATTATCTGGTAAGATTAAAGCTAATGAAGAGTCAAATGCCGTACAGGTTACCTATTTTGGAGGAAGAATAGAAAAACTGTACGTTAATTCTACAGGAGAACGTGTTGGAGCAGGACAACGCTTGGCAACTATTTATTCGCCAGAATTGGTTGCTGCACAGCAAGAACTGCTTACCGCTTCATCATTAAAAGAATCGCAACCAGAATTGTATAAGGCTGTTAGGAACAAACTTAAACTTTGGAAACTTTCAGAAAAGCAAATCAACGCCATAGAAACTGCTGGGAAAGTGCAAGAAAACTTTCCGGTTTTTGCAACCGTTTCAGGAACGGTAACAATGAAAATGGTAGAAGAAGGGGATTATTTAAAGCAAGGACAACCCTTATATAAAATTGCGAATCTCAATACAGTATGGGCAGAATTTGATGCTTATGAAAATCAAATTTCATCCTTAAAAGAAGGACAGACTATTAAATTGACCACAAATGCTTATCGCAATGAGGTTTTTGATGCAAAAGTCTCATTCATCGACCCCTTATTAAATTCTGCGACTAGAACGGTGGTTGTAAGAGCGGTCTTGCAAAATAAGAAAGACCTCTTTAAACCGGGAATGTTTGTGGAAGGGGTAATTGAGGGTACGCAAACAAGCACCGAGAATACCGTTTCCGTACCGTCAACCGCTGTTATGTGGACGGGAGAACGCTCTGTAGTCTATGTCAAAACAAACCCTAATGAAGCTATTTTTGAAATGAGGGAAGTTTTATTGGGCAATGCCAATGGCGATAGTTATACCATTCTTGAAGGTTTAAAGAATGGAGATGAAGTCGTAACTAACGGAACGTTTACCGTAGATGCCGCTGCACAATTACAGGGAAAAAAAAGTATGATGAATGCATCTGGTGGTAAAACAATGACAGGCCACGAAGGGCATTTGGGAATGCAAGAAGATAATTCTGGAGAAAATACAAATGAAGCCAACCATTCTCAAATGAAAGAAAGGATTGAAGTTTCAAACAAATTTCAGAATCAGTTAAAACAGGTTTTTGATGATTATATCCTTTTAAAAGATGCTTTGGTAAATGATGATGCCAAGGGCGCTCAACAGGCAGGAAAACAAATAAACCAATCCTTGAAAAAAGTGGATATGAAATTATTATCTGATGAAAAAGCACATAACCATTGGATGACGATTCAGAAAGAACTAAAGACCTCGGCTAATTCTATTGAGAACGAGTCAGATATAGCAACACAAAGAGCACATTTTAAACATCTTTCTGCGCATATGATAAGTAGCGTGCAACTTTTTGGGGTTAACGAAAATGTATATATCCAGTTTTGTCCAATGGCCGATAACAATAAGGGAGCTTATTGGATTAGTTTGGAAAAAGAGGTGCGAAACCCATATTATGGAGAGGCTATGGAAACCTGTGGAGAGGTAAAAGCAACCTTACAGTAA
- a CDS encoding helix-turn-helix domain-containing protein, which yields MNEIIHIKNMVCPRCISAVSNILEQLEILYVSIKLGEVKLVSSLSVQTKNGLSKALQNSGFSLIDDRKSQLIEQMKTLVVDKIHHSSEELDFKWADIVTGELHLDYKYLSSLFSSVESITFEQYIINQKIERVKELIVYDELTLSEIAFKLHYSSVAYLSNQFKKVTGMTPTQFKKSTNQNRKSLDEI from the coding sequence ATGAATGAGATTATCCATATTAAAAATATGGTCTGCCCAAGATGTATCTCGGCGGTATCTAATATTTTGGAACAACTTGAAATACTGTATGTTTCTATAAAATTGGGGGAGGTTAAATTAGTTTCTTCATTAAGTGTCCAGACCAAAAATGGTCTTTCCAAAGCGCTTCAAAATTCAGGTTTTAGTTTGATTGATGACCGTAAAAGTCAACTTATTGAACAAATGAAAACATTGGTTGTAGATAAAATCCATCATTCTTCCGAGGAGCTCGATTTCAAATGGGCAGATATTGTTACAGGCGAACTTCACTTGGACTACAAATATTTAAGTTCACTTTTTTCGTCGGTAGAAAGTATTACGTTCGAGCAGTACATCATAAACCAGAAGATTGAACGTGTTAAAGAACTTATAGTTTATGACGAATTAACCTTGAGTGAGATAGCTTTTAAACTTCATTATAGTAGTGTCGCGTATTTAAGCAATCAGTTTAAAAAGGTTACAGGAATGACACCTACACAGTTTAAAAAAAGCACAAATCAGAATCGCAAATCTTTGGATGAGATTTAA
- a CDS encoding ArsR/SmtB family transcription factor — protein sequence MKLEISCTRAEADHKQLLNCRTTIDGMANGFDKISKLLSISGNEVRLKILFLLNMENELCPCDLSDILGMSVPAVSQHIRKMKDAGIISSRREGQTLYYSLNEDETDILNSIFKSIKLERKIA from the coding sequence ATGAAACTAGAAATATCCTGTACAAGAGCTGAGGCTGACCATAAGCAGTTACTAAACTGTAGAACTACCATTGACGGTATGGCTAATGGTTTCGATAAAATATCGAAACTACTATCCATTTCAGGTAATGAGGTGCGCTTAAAAATCCTATTCTTATTAAATATGGAAAATGAACTATGTCCTTGTGATTTATCTGATATTTTAGGTATGAGTGTGCCAGCAGTTTCACAGCATATACGAAAAATGAAAGATGCAGGTATTATAAGCTCAAGGAGAGAAGGGCAAACCTTATACTATTCATTGAATGAGGATGAGACGGATATTCTGAATAGTATTTTTAAGTCAATCAAATTAGAAAGAAAAATAGCCTAA
- the merTP gene encoding mercuric transport protein MerTP has protein sequence MKTEKTSKNAAYTGLFAAVAASSCCIPPVIALIAGVGGSASALSWMEPFRPYLIGVAIVAIGYAWYDYLKPKKAEDYCEVDAKPKWFQTKGFLIGITLFAAISISFPYYSHIFYPDNKKEVVIVNQSNIQTLNFEVEGMTCASCEQHVTHAVNNLEGIVNVNASYEKANAKVEFDNSKTAKEDIEKAINSTGYKVINK, from the coding sequence ATGAAAACAGAAAAAACATCAAAAAATGCAGCATATACAGGTTTGTTTGCTGCTGTAGCCGCATCATCTTGTTGCATACCACCAGTTATTGCATTAATTGCAGGCGTTGGAGGAAGTGCTTCCGCTTTATCTTGGATGGAACCTTTTAGACCCTATTTAATTGGTGTCGCTATAGTAGCAATTGGATATGCGTGGTATGATTATTTAAAACCGAAAAAAGCAGAGGATTATTGTGAAGTAGATGCAAAACCAAAGTGGTTTCAAACCAAAGGATTTTTAATAGGAATTACGCTATTTGCGGCTATCTCAATTAGCTTTCCATATTACTCGCACATTTTTTATCCTGATAATAAGAAAGAAGTGGTTATAGTGAATCAATCTAACATTCAAACTTTAAATTTTGAGGTTGAAGGTATGACTTGCGCTTCTTGTGAACAACACGTAACGCACGCAGTTAATAATTTAGAAGGTATTGTAAATGTAAATGCTTCCTATGAAAAAGCTAACGCAAAAGTAGAATTCGATAATTCGAAAACTGCTAAAGAGGATATAGAAAAAGCAATTAATTCTACAGGTTATAAAGTAATTAATAAATAA
- a CDS encoding YncE family protein gives MKNYLTIFLFAFVITSCKENKKETDSTAVENKLTTQDIDYPVIKVGKGPDALFLTPNKSFLYVANVEDTLISVIDTQTDKVLKNIEGIRYPWGFVQLAESNLVAVSGYDKQVVIIDFDNHTILKEKLFETHIGGITANRKGDLIYVIAIDDNKVLQLDATTLNILKTFPTGKGPDGIGISENDSKLFVTNTEDGSISVINIETGKKSIIKTGGKPELIHGNKDHSLLYISNFFGNKIHIIDTEKGEIVKEIEGVKTPEEAVLSKDENILYVVSFALSEVFVYDAVTLEKQSVTYKTGNKPIGVMPVGNKLYVSNYGDNSISIISK, from the coding sequence GTGAAAAATTATTTAACCATCTTTCTTTTTGCTTTTGTAATTACTTCTTGTAAAGAAAATAAAAAAGAAACGGATTCAACCGCAGTTGAAAATAAGCTAACTACACAGGATATCGATTATCCAGTTATTAAAGTTGGCAAAGGACCAGACGCCTTATTTCTAACACCCAATAAATCATTTTTATATGTTGCAAATGTGGAGGATACATTAATTTCAGTTATTGATACCCAAACAGATAAAGTATTAAAAAACATAGAAGGCATAAGGTATCCGTGGGGTTTTGTTCAGTTAGCAGAAAGTAATTTGGTTGCTGTTAGTGGTTACGATAAGCAAGTGGTTATCATTGATTTTGACAATCATACCATTCTAAAAGAAAAACTATTTGAAACTCATATAGGTGGAATTACTGCAAATAGAAAAGGAGATTTAATTTATGTAATAGCAATAGATGACAATAAAGTGTTGCAACTGGATGCTACTACTCTCAATATATTAAAAACATTCCCTACAGGAAAAGGACCAGATGGAATAGGCATCTCGGAGAATGATTCAAAGCTGTTTGTTACCAATACGGAAGATGGAAGCATTTCTGTGATTAATATAGAAACAGGAAAAAAATCCATCATTAAAACAGGTGGAAAACCAGAACTTATACACGGAAACAAAGACCATTCACTATTATATATAAGTAATTTCTTTGGAAACAAAATTCATATTATAGATACCGAAAAAGGAGAAATTGTAAAGGAAATAGAAGGTGTAAAAACACCAGAAGAAGCAGTCTTATCCAAAGATGAAAATATATTATACGTTGTAAGTTTTGCTTTGTCAGAAGTTTTCGTGTATGATGCGGTTACACTCGAAAAGCAATCTGTTACTTATAAAACAGGTAATAAACCCATTGGCGTAATGCCCGTTGGCAACAAATTATATGTTTCTAATTATGGAGACAATTCAATATCAATAATCAGTAAATAA
- a CDS encoding heavy-metal-associated domain-containing protein: protein MKNIILIPILALVLFSVEATAQNKNLETQKVETSVDEQNLTTIQFKITGITCAGCSNGIYKAVKAVDGVTEHSVEYPGDIAVIQFDRTKTSIEALKAVIEKKGYKVELLKDKA from the coding sequence ATGAAAAATATTATTTTAATTCCCATTCTAGCTTTAGTTCTGTTTTCTGTTGAAGCCACCGCACAAAACAAAAACTTGGAAACACAAAAAGTCGAAACGTCTGTAGATGAACAAAATTTGACAACTATTCAGTTCAAAATAACAGGAATAACCTGTGCTGGTTGTTCTAACGGTATCTATAAAGCAGTTAAAGCGGTTGATGGTGTTACTGAGCATTCTGTTGAATACCCAGGCGACATTGCGGTTATACAATTTGATAGAACAAAGACGAGTATCGAAGCCTTAAAAGCTGTAATTGAGAAGAAAGGGTATAAAGTAGAATTACTAAAGGATAAAGCATAG
- the merA gene encoding mercury(II) reductase, translating into MRDNENKDLKTISLEISGMTCSGCSSHIEKDMNKTNGIISSNVSHETGKGEFTFDTNKTDKEELIDAVNSIGNYSVVNGIEKEDSFSSTSHITTSKESEKNKNQFDLIVIGGGSAAFSAAIKAESLGLTTLMVNGGLDFGGTCVNVGCVPSKNLIRAAETAYHATHSNFKGIKPRGVDIDFKQIIKDKKELVSALQQQKYMDVVSDFENLTMLKGWAEFVDKNTIIVNNKDKYSATNIVIATGATTNIPNIEGLNEVGYLTNASLFDLEEKPESLTIMGAGYIGLEIAQAYSRLGVKVRIIEFTDRPLRSQTIDITDVLVEQMKSEGIEILPNFRAFKFEKRGNDTIIHCNCPDGSTTQIIEKGHIVVATGTKPNTTKLGFENSDINLTKSGHILVNEKMETNVSNIYAAGDVTNTPPFVYTAATEGNTAVNNAFSLSKSSIDYSSLPWVVFTDPQIAGAGMDEIEAEAKGIPFEVSKLDLKHVPRALAAQDTRGFIKLIRNPETDKLIGARVIAPEGGELIQQLSMAIKFGITVKDLAESFYPYLTLGEGIKLAAITFGKDVSKLSCCAS; encoded by the coding sequence ATGAGAGATAACGAAAACAAAGATTTAAAAACCATATCATTAGAAATAAGTGGGATGACTTGTAGCGGTTGTTCTTCGCATATCGAAAAAGATATGAATAAGACCAATGGTATTATTAGTAGCAATGTAAGTCACGAAACAGGAAAAGGCGAATTTACTTTTGATACCAATAAAACGGATAAAGAAGAATTAATCGATGCAGTAAATAGCATTGGTAATTATTCTGTTGTAAATGGCATTGAAAAAGAGGATTCTTTCTCTTCAACTTCTCATATTACAACCTCTAAAGAATCCGAAAAAAACAAAAACCAATTTGATTTAATTGTTATTGGTGGTGGTTCTGCTGCATTTTCAGCAGCGATAAAAGCTGAAAGTTTAGGGCTTACGACACTAATGGTAAATGGTGGATTAGATTTTGGGGGTACTTGTGTAAATGTAGGATGTGTTCCTTCAAAAAACTTAATTAGAGCTGCCGAAACTGCATATCACGCTACACATTCTAATTTTAAGGGTATTAAACCAAGAGGTGTAGATATTGATTTTAAACAAATTATTAAAGATAAAAAAGAGTTGGTTTCCGCGTTACAGCAACAAAAATATATGGATGTTGTAAGTGATTTTGAAAATCTAACAATGCTAAAGGGGTGGGCTGAATTTGTAGATAAGAACACAATTATTGTGAATAATAAAGATAAATACAGCGCAACGAACATTGTCATAGCTACCGGAGCTACAACAAACATTCCAAACATTGAAGGCTTAAATGAAGTAGGCTATTTAACCAATGCTTCTTTATTTGATTTAGAAGAAAAACCTGAAAGCTTAACCATTATGGGAGCTGGATATATTGGATTAGAAATAGCACAAGCTTATAGCCGATTGGGTGTAAAAGTGCGTATTATAGAATTTACAGATAGACCATTACGTAGTCAAACTATTGATATTACTGATGTTTTAGTAGAGCAAATGAAAAGTGAAGGTATTGAGATTTTACCAAATTTCAGAGCCTTTAAATTCGAAAAAAGAGGTAATGATACTATCATTCATTGCAACTGCCCTGATGGTTCAACAACTCAAATCATTGAGAAAGGACATATTGTTGTAGCCACCGGAACAAAGCCCAATACCACTAAATTAGGTTTTGAAAATAGTGATATTAATTTAACAAAAAGCGGACACATTCTTGTTAATGAAAAAATGGAAACCAATGTTTCTAATATATATGCCGCAGGAGATGTAACAAACACACCGCCATTTGTTTATACAGCTGCCACCGAAGGTAATACAGCAGTAAACAATGCATTTTCATTGTCAAAAAGTAGTATAGATTATTCCTCTTTACCGTGGGTAGTATTTACCGACCCTCAAATTGCAGGTGCTGGAATGGATGAAATAGAAGCGGAAGCAAAAGGCATTCCTTTTGAAGTGAGTAAATTAGACTTAAAGCACGTTCCTAGAGCATTGGCAGCACAAGATACAAGAGGCTTCATTAAATTGATTCGTAATCCTGAAACCGATAAGCTAATAGGTGCTAGAGTGATTGCGCCAGAAGGTGGCGAACTTATTCAACAATTAAGTATGGCGATTAAGTTTGGCATTACAGTAAAAGATTTAGCTGAAAGTTTTTACCCTTATTTAACATTAGGAGAAGGAATCAAATTAGCAGCGATTACTTTTGGCAAAGACGTTTCTAAATTGAGTTGCTGTGCAAGCTAG
- a CDS encoding dihydrolipoyl dehydrogenase family protein yields MKNYDVFIIGSGMAGMTIANKCASKGLTVGITDELPYGGTCALRGCDPKKVIIGATEVRDFAKRLKGYGIDTIPKVNWKDIMAFKQSFVDEMPPKIEKGYKKNGIYTFHSSAKFLSENTLEVGTDKIKANKIVIASGSKPRVLEFEGGHYAKSSTDFLNLAKLPKSLVFIGGGYIAFEFAHIAARCGAEVTIVHRGENPLENFEQDIVKHLVSTTKELGIKLILNTDVTAIEKVDNQYRVKGKSADKTAYFEAEAVFNSAGRPPAIFDLNLDKANIAFTKKGVTVDKYLQSTSNPHIYVAGDAADSEGLPLTPVAVLEGHTVASNIIKGNSKEISYPPMPTVVFILPTMASVGYSESKAKALNYNIQVNYKEVGNWFNAKRLNVEEYAFKTIIDVETQTILGAHLIGPHTEETINLFAMAIKTKMKVNDIRTMIFSYPTLASDIPHML; encoded by the coding sequence ATGAAAAATTACGATGTATTTATAATTGGTTCTGGTATGGCAGGAATGACCATCGCCAATAAATGCGCCTCAAAAGGCTTGACAGTCGGAATAACGGATGAATTACCTTATGGTGGCACTTGTGCATTGAGAGGTTGTGACCCAAAAAAAGTGATTATAGGCGCTACGGAAGTTCGAGACTTTGCTAAAAGGCTTAAAGGTTACGGCATTGATACCATACCTAAAGTCAATTGGAAGGACATTATGGCCTTTAAACAATCCTTTGTGGATGAAATGCCACCAAAAATTGAAAAAGGATATAAAAAGAACGGAATATACACCTTTCATAGTTCAGCAAAATTCCTGTCAGAAAACACATTGGAAGTTGGAACAGACAAAATAAAGGCTAACAAAATTGTAATCGCATCGGGTTCCAAGCCAAGGGTTTTAGAATTTGAAGGTGGTCATTATGCAAAATCCAGTACCGATTTCTTGAATTTAGCAAAATTGCCAAAATCTTTAGTATTCATCGGTGGTGGATATATCGCTTTTGAGTTTGCACATATAGCGGCTCGATGTGGAGCAGAAGTAACTATTGTTCATCGTGGAGAAAACCCCTTGGAAAATTTTGAACAGGATATTGTAAAACATCTTGTTTCTACCACAAAAGAATTAGGTATAAAACTCATTCTTAATACAGATGTTACGGCTATTGAGAAAGTGGATAACCAGTATCGAGTAAAAGGTAAATCCGCAGATAAAACAGCATATTTTGAAGCCGAAGCTGTCTTTAATTCTGCCGGCCGTCCACCAGCAATATTTGATTTAAATTTAGACAAAGCCAACATAGCCTTTACTAAAAAAGGTGTTACGGTAGACAAATACCTTCAAAGTACTTCAAACCCTCATATTTATGTAGCGGGCGATGCCGCAGATTCAGAAGGTTTGCCTTTAACGCCAGTTGCGGTTTTGGAGGGTCATACGGTTGCTTCAAATATAATCAAGGGCAATTCTAAAGAAATAAGTTACCCACCAATGCCAACGGTAGTTTTTATATTGCCTACAATGGCGTCTGTTGGCTATTCTGAATCGAAAGCGAAAGCGCTGAACTACAATATTCAGGTAAATTATAAAGAGGTTGGCAATTGGTTCAATGCCAAACGTTTGAATGTAGAAGAATATGCGTTCAAAACTATAATTGACGTAGAAACCCAAACAATTTTGGGAGCGCATTTAATCGGTCCGCATACAGAAGAAACCATAAATCTCTTCGCAATGGCCATAAAAACAAAAATGAAGGTTAATGATATTAGAACAATGATTTTTTCATATCCAACTTTGGCTTCAGACATACCACATATGCTTTAG